CAACGGACACTTTCATACGGACAATAGCagttttattaaacaaagaGCTCTTTGAGTATTCCCTGCCACCAGTAATGGAGTCTATTACACCGTCTGTCTCAATCCAATAGTCAACGCCTCAGCAGACTTTGCATGGATCAATAACTTTTGACGTCGGTAATAAAgctgatatttaaaaaaggacTTCATTCCATTTAACGGTGATGTCATTGATAAACAAGACATTTCTCACATCTGTTTCTAGTACCCAGTTCACTGTGTGAGCTATTGCGGGAAAATCATTCAGTTTTCTGTCAGCTGTCTCCTTTAAGAAAGCAAATAGTCCCCAGATGTAAGCAGAGGAAGAAACCACAAAGCTCAGGCTGTGATTGTCTCTCTGAAGTAAACTGAACAACATTGTGATGCAGACAGACAGGAGACAACCTTACACTCTATTAATACCTGCACCACAAGGTTTTCactctcattttttttcttactctgCTGATTTAGTTAAAGGGAGCTGGAATAAAggctttatttttatcatgaaaacaaacaggGTTAATTTCAAAGGTTTCCATCCACACTGGAATATCTCACATGACTGCATGGCACGCAAAAAGCAGAAGTGTATGatgcaaattacaaaaaaacatgtctttCGTACAAGGAAACATAAATGCCATAAACAAATTGTTCAGGATGGCAGAGGATTCCTGCTCactggaaagagagagagagagaaacacgaCAAAAAGCTGTGAAACATTTCAAGGTTCCTTGTCAGCGCGCAGCAGCAAAATCACACTGCTGTGACAAAAACAGACATCAAAAACTTTGGAGTCTGAGCAAGGTCATCTCATCTCAACAAGGATGACAGATTCTAGCAGCGTACACAGACCGAACGCTGGAGCTCAGCACTTACACGCAGGTGCGACATTCCCATGTGAGATGCATGGACGGCTGACGCAGCAAGATCACCAGAGCAACTGCATGCATTATTTTAGCCACATTTTAAACTATAATGTTCTAGCATGAGAAATATTAATGCTAAAAAACTTTTCTTAGATTTTTCTGAAGAATTGTGAAATGACCATAAGACTCTCCTTTGGTCACTTTAACTCCAACTTTGTGTTTAGAGTCAGCATCCAGCTGAAAACCAAACCTTCATCCCAGTTTTGCTGCCTCTGATGATTCCCTGTCCTTGTCGATAAAGAGACTcttcacagcatgatgctgccaccaccatgtctcaTGGTGCAGATAGTGTTTCCAAAACAACATTGGACTTCGAAAGCAGGCAAAAGCAGtaacattttggtctcatctagAAGACATGTAGGAAACGCTGGAATTCTAAACTGAAAACCTTTCGATAACGGATAGATTTTGTGAGGTGTACAACCAATAGTTGCCCTGTCAACAAATTTTCTTGCCTGAGCTGTAGATCTCTGGTGAGAAAATTCGCTCGTAATTAATACTCTCCTTGCAATCAGTTAAGCGGACGGCCATTTCTTGGTAGGAATGTGGAAAACGCGttccattttcaaatgatggATTTAATACTTCTCTATGTTATTGTAAGTCTCTGGATGCATTCAACCCTGCTTGAAAGTTCTCCACAGCTTCATTCATGATCTGTCTGCTCCGATCCTCGCTCCtcttgatgctgtttgttctatAATGTTCTGTAACAAacctttttcaggtttttatttgtgaatgattttggtaaccatgcatcattttcccCTCCACTTGACAGTTACGCTTTTCTGTGTCAAGTCAAATCAAGTTtgacacatttcagcaacaaggcagttcaaaatgctttacatccTTAAAACGTCATATAGtcaccatttaaaaacattaaattttctCAAATGACACCATCGAAATCAACAAGCAAACACACATCAAGTATATTGATCAATGATCTagctacaaataatcaaaggcaactctaaacaagtgggctttgatttaaaggaagtcagtgtttcggctgttctccagttttctggacgtttgtgCCAGATTTaaggtgcatagaagctgaactgctgcttctacatgtgagcagcagcattctggatcagctgcagctttgaCTGACTTTTTAGGCAGACCCGGGAAGATACTATTGCAGCCATCAACATGAACATGGAGGAGTTTATCTCTCTGgaacattagtcctttaatacCTACTTTGTGCTGGTCACTCACGTAAAATGTGATCCAGATAAAGTgtgttgaagtttgtggttgaaatatcaaaatttcACTGTAAAGgcagaataaaaaatgtaaatttttagaGCAAAGACTCCATGTTTTATATAGTACTGTGATATTTATGACCCGAATATGAGAACACATGATTCTCAATGCAACACTGTTAGACATACTTCCTGCCTCTCACCACACTGTTAGTTGACTTGCTTGACCTCCGCCCCAAAAAACACCACTCTCCTATAAGACATGTTTCATCTGCTGAATTTGCAAAATTCAGGTCAATTTTGTATTTCGCATTTCAGAAGatatttaaatgaacattttgtcaTTCTGGAAGGATCTCTGGACTTCCGCAAAGCCATTAAAAAGAGCCACGGTTGTTGCAGATTGCTCCAGGAAAGGCATATGGATAGGAATCCTGACTGCGTATTGCATCaattataaaacacaaaagtgtCTCTGTGCTGTTAGCTCACACTGGCCTCCACTTCTTCATCCTCTACAACAGCCAACTTATCCAGAGGTGGAATCACTCAACTAAACTAGGGGATTCTGCAAAGTTTCCATGGGAGATAAGCTTTGCTTGCACAAACCAGATTATGGCAGCTGTTGCAGCAACTCATTGCAGGACAAACTCTTCTgcataaaatatgaacaaaaacagtgaattaTATGAACATGCACAAGATAAACACGGCTCcctatttattttatacagAGTTCTTTGTTAAGATGCAATGATTTCTTGCAGATTGAACAACTTTGCTGTTAATTATCTTTTCCAAACTCATTAATCAGTTTATTCCTCATTatatgttttctaaatcatCCAATAagcaaaatgcattaaaaatgcaacCACATGTGCAATTGCAAGTGAAAACTTTGATGTTGCTTCTGGTCTCTTAGCACTCTCCGAAACTTATTTTAAAGATTCAATtgcaataacttttttttttaagttgtctCCGTCTTTACAACCGTCACAAATAAAAAGAGCCACAAGAGTCAGTTTGCCAGTCTGGAAATAAGATCAAGGGTGAACGCCTAATGACTTATGTCTGAAATTCAGCAGAACGCTCTAATTAAAAGGCTGCCGCTGAATGAACAAAATGTCATTATCTGAGTAATTCAAGATGCCTCTCATTGCATtagagaaatgaaacaaaataaaagaaatcttcTCTTCAGGAAATACTTAACCAGCATCCAGATTTtgtcaagaatttttttttaatagttcacAACAAGTTtggtaataattaaaaaacaaattcaaaagaaGAATCGATCTGACATGAGACTTGAATAGTCAAAGGCTCACCCTTCAGCTCACTCGTCCTGTGAGCTGCTGAATCCCAGTTTTCATGCTTCTCCGACGGACAGGTTACTCTCCAAAACACTGAAGCAATGTGAAGCAGGGAGGTCTGCCTCGGAGCGCACTGCACGGAGAtctgacagacaaacacaaatactcACAGCACGCTGctcttgttgctgctgctgctcctgctgctactgatgatgatgatgggagGGAAGTTTAATCCAGCTGGTCGAGTCTCCCTCCTCCTGTTGCCTTCATGCTAAAGAGTGAGACTAAAGTAATGTCTGATTCGTCTGGGTAGAAACGGGCTGGAATCAACATCAaagatctgtttgttctcatGTGTGAATagtttcagattattattattattattattgttattagatagatagatagatagatagatagatagatagatagatagatagatagatagatagatagatagatagatagatagatagatagatagatagatagatagatagatagatagatagatagatagatagatagatagatagatagatacatAGAAGAaaagacaggaagaaagaaactaaggaagaaggaaaggacagagagaaaacagtcttttttctttcacttcttttattattattattattattattattattattattattattattattattattgttgttgttgttgttgttgttattattttgaTGATGAGTCTGATTCTGAGTTCAAAGACAGCACTATCACTCCTGATACGAATCTTATTTTGTCGAGCGCgagtgtcttttattttgaagggctaAAAGTTAGGAGTCCAGCACGCATGCGCACAAGTAAAATACAAACGGAAGACCCGGGCATTGGAAAGTAAAGACGAGTAAGTTGATAACAGCAAAACAATGATGTTTATTGTCTTATTCTTCTTTTGTAGTAGGGCTTTAGCCGTTAGAGCAACGTGACCTAAAacatggtttatttttgttctcgCTAAAAACCGTTTCTAATGCTGCTTCTGGGGAACTTTTAGCTAGCTTACTAACTTTCTTGAACTGAAACGAGTGTCTAGGAGTTAAGGGGGCATTTAGGGTTCAATACTTAAGTCGTGTTTTGTCCCCATCAGTGCCAAACACCGGGAGCTCACTGTATGGGCTGTGAATGCGGACAGCGCCACATGGAGGCTGTGCTGAAAAACGTGGGCTGCACCGTGGAGCTGCTGGCAGTGGCTGCCCACTGCGGCGTGGTGAATGAGTGGGATGAGCAGACCGTGACCAGGGCTTTTCACTGGGCCAGGTACTGTGAGCATATTTACAGCAGGTTCCACGGTAACCCCGTCATCAGAGGAGTCCTGGAGAAGCAGCTAGCAGCTCACCAATCACCGTTTGAAGGAAGCTCTTCCTGAATACAACGCAGTGTCGTTTTTGGATCTGGGCCGCTGCCAGGACCTGCTGCTTCTCTGGCTGTTGAACAACTCTGCATTGCCGATCTCCATCATGAAGATGCTCTTTGAAACCAAGGCCTCTGCTGATTCTACAAGCAGCGACTATGAAGACGTCAGAGGCCTCTGCAACCAGATCATTCAGTGTAAATCTGCCTGTACGGTGCTGCGTCCCCTCCTGGGCGTCCCCTCTGTTGGTGCTGATGCTGAGGTTCAGGGAGAGATGCTGATGGAAAGGTTGGGGTCCGCGCTGAGCCAGAGCAGCGATCCCCGCCGGGCGGAGGACTTTCTGAGCTCCGTCCTTCAGGAATTTGAGGTTGCAGCGGAGCATTTGTGTCCAGTCATCGCTGCAGCTCTGCTGACAACAGACTCGGCTGTACAAACCGCCTCTCAGGAGTTTCTCCTGGACTGGCTGCAGAGTCGGCGCGGCGTGCTGCAGAACGTGTGCACTGCGCTGCCTTCCAAGCTTCTTGCAGACTTGGCAGAAAGACACCAGAAATTTAGAGATGCGTTCTGCAAGTTGCTGAAGAAGTGGGCCTCGGAGATGGAGTACAGGGTAACTGAAGGCGAATGGGTTCACGCTGCTACAAACTCTGCGGTGTCCTTCCAGAAAATGACAGAGCATTATTTGACTCTGTTTGAAGCCTGTCCCTCTCTGAGGACGGAAATAGAGGATGAGCTAAATGCACAGAGGATTGCTGATGGAGACTTTGATGTCAGAGGTCTGAGTGTGTGGGGGGACATCCTGTTGGCATTGAGAAAGTGACGCTCAGACCTCTGGTTTCTTTAGAACTAGAAGATATCACCAAGTTTACATGGTAATCTGTCTGCCTGATGTCTGTtaatactaaataaaataagacaaataaaaagaaatctgatcaTCTGAAGGATGCAGTGCACCTGTTCAGTACTGCTTTTAtggttatttatatttattatactgTGGTTTCCTATTGTTGAGCATTGTTCAAGAATGTTTTTTATGAAGTGGAATTGAACAATAaggcaataaataaatttttttaggttatgtatttatgtatatttttatgttttgtatcaGCAGGTATAATATCAGAACTTTGGCATGATTAGGACTAGTTCTAACCatgccaaaatatttttaaaaaaggctttgATGCAAATTTTGATTGCATATATTTCATACCATGACTGActtaaaactgaaacactgtaaatattacagaaaatactttaaatgtaaacCAGAATATAATCAGAGAataggaaattaaaaaaaaattgaacatgccagagtaaaataaattttcatacTCTTTGTGAAGCAAAGCTTCAGTAGATTCATACAGATGTAGGTAGAATCAGATAGTTAGGAACAAGGGATTTCTGTTTAGTTACCATAGCTACAACAATGGAGTTTGGATTGTCGTCTGTGTTAACTGTTCTGCGAAAGAGTCAGGAAAACATGTCAAACCAATAAGAAATAGTTCATACATTTACAAGAgacctgctctgctctgctgagATAGTGACAGTGACTGAGTTAATCCAGTTACTTTAAGCAGGTCAAAGCAGtcaagaaaaactgtaaaacaagtTTCATAGACTTTCAAAACTCATCATTTTACCTGTAGTATTGCAGAATGACTAATCATTATGATCCACAGTATATGCTACATTATGGAACATTGCTTCTTGCTGTTTGCTTAAAGAAATATgaacaaaggttttttttgtcaggtgttgagacacatgaaaaaaatcaaaaagctgATTGAGTTTTTTAGAATTTagatcaaatcatttttatgttaGAATAGCCTTGACCTAAATCTACGGTAATAGAATAtatgcaaagatttttttattgttttttaatagaTTATTTCTAAGTTAAAATATTCAGATATAGATTTGTTTAATAAGTAATGACTTTAAAGGGctataaagtaataaaacacaatCAGCAAAGCAGCCAAACACTGAATTAATTCAACTGTTTCCTAACTACATTCTCCAGAAATGATTTTTCCCTTTCTCTCACACTATCTGTCAACATCCCCTGCAGCGCTGCTCGCTCCAAACCAATACATTTTGATTGGCTTCGTGCCAGTCATGTGACTGGACTGGTAATTTGCACATCTCAGACTTCACCTTCATGTCGAAGCACCTCTGTGGACGAGGGATCAATTAGTGAGACTCTGGCCTCTCCCTCAGTCAGCCGGTGTGTGACAGGTCTCTGTCAGACGGCGGATTAGAGCAGAGGAGGAAACACCAACACAGCCACGGCTCGTTTAACACGCCGCAAAGGCAATTCACGTAGAGACAGACAAGGGTCAGTGGGCAAGGGCAGCTCCTACACAACCAATTTATTTCCAGGCAATGAAAACATATGCGTCAGGCTGGAGGAAATCCAACAA
Above is a window of Xiphophorus hellerii strain 12219 chromosome 2, Xiphophorus_hellerii-4.1, whole genome shotgun sequence DNA encoding:
- the fancf gene encoding LOW QUALITY PROTEIN: Fanconi anemia group F protein (The sequence of the model RefSeq protein was modified relative to this genomic sequence to represent the inferred CDS: deleted 1 base in 1 codon), producing MGCECGQRHMEAVLKNVGCTVELLAVAAHCGVVNEWDEQTVTRAFHWARYCEHIYSRFHGNPVIRGVLEKQLQLTNHRLKEALPEYNAVSFLDLGRCQDLLLLWLLNNSALPISIMKMLFETKASADSTSSDYEDVRGLCNQIIQCKSACTVLRPLLGVPSVGADAEVQGEMLMERLGSALSQSSDPRRAEDFLSSVLQEFEVAAEHLCPVIAAALLTTDSAVQTASQEFLLDWLQSRRGVLQNVCTALPSKLLADLAERHQKFRDAFCKLLKKWASEMEYRVTEGEWVHAATNSAVSFQKMTEHYLTLFEACPSLRTEIEDELNAQRIADGDFDVRGLSVWGDILLALRK